The Candidatus Omnitrophota bacterium genome segment GAGAGAAGCGGTTCTATTTTTCAAACCACAACTGATTCAGAGTTAATTATTCATCTTATGGCGCGCAGTAATAAGCGTAGTTTGGAAGATAGTTTGATTTATGCTTTAAAGAGAGTGAAGGGGGCGTATTCATTGGTAATGATGAACAGTGATTATCTGATGGGGATGCGTGATCCGCACGGTTATCGGCCATTATCTTTAGGAAAATTAGGGGGATCATGGTGTTTTGCTTCTGAAACCTGCGCCTTTGATTTAATCGGCGCAAAATTTGTGCGTGAAATTGAGCCTGGAGAAATCGTCTTTATTCATAAAGACGGCGCAATCAGATCAGTTAAGCCGAAAGAATTAGTTGCTAGTCACTGTGCGTTTTGCACATTTGAGCATGTTTATTTTTCGCGGCCTGATTCTTATGTGTTTGGCGAAGTTGTGCATACGGTGCGCAGGAAATTAGGCGCGCAATTAGCCAAAGAGCATCCGGTAGATGCTGATTTTGTCGTGCCGGTGCCGGATTCGGGGTTCTCGGCGGCATTAGGTTACTCGCAGGAATCCGGAATTCCTCTGGAAATGGGTATTATCCGCAACCATTATGTCGGCAGGACATTTATACAGCCAGCGCAGGATTCCCGTGATATGGGGGTGCGCGTAAAATTTAATATTTTAAAAGATATTTTAAAAGGTAAGCGCATTATTATTGTTGATGATTCAATTGTGCGCGGCACTACTTCTAAAATTCGTGTGCGTAATCTGCGCAAGGCCGGGGTTAAAGAAGTCCACTTGAGAATTTCCTGTCCGGCGCATCGTTTCCCGTGTTTTTACGGAATTGATTTTCACCGATCAAGTGAACTGATTGCCAATAAATATGAAACATTAGAGAAGATCAGTAAATACCTTGAGGTAGATAGTTTGGGGTATTTGAGTTTAGAAGGGATGCTGAGTTGTTTTAGGCATTCTAAAAATAACTACTGTGCTGCCTGCTGGACGGGAAAATACGCGGTACGGGCAGAAAAGAGGCACAGTAAATTTTCTTTAGAGAAACGCTGCTGCGGACAAGGGGAGCTGCAAACATGAAGATAACTTATAAAAATGCCGGAGTAGATATAAAAAGCGCAAGCAACTTTAAATCAAAACTAAAGCCTTTAGTGCGTAAATCATTCCGCAAAGAAGTATTAACGGATATTGGAGGTTTTGGTAGTTTTTTTAAATTTGATAAAAATAAATACAAGGATCCGGTTCTGGTTTCATCAAGCGATGGCGTGGGGACAAAGCTTGTAATTGCGAAATTAGCCAACAAGCATGATACCGTGGGCATTGACGCAGTGGCAATGAATGTGAATGATATCCTTTGTACCGGAGCAGAATCATTATTTTTCTTAGATTATGTTGCTTTTACTAAAGTTAAGGAAGGAGTTTTACTAGATGTAGTTAGAGGGATAAATGATGGTTGCGTTGAGGCGGGATGCTCTTTAATCGGCGGAGAGACAGCACAGATGCCCGGGATGTACCGGAAGGGTGAATATGATATTGCCGGTTTCTGTGTGGGGGTTGTAGAGCGGAATAAAATCATTAACGGTGATAATATTGAGGTCGGTGATATAGTAATTGGCATCGCTTCTAGCGGCCTGCATTCTAATGGTTATTCTTTGGTGAGAAAAGTTTTTGGGCCTCTTGAGCTTAAAAGGATGTCCGCCCAACTACTTAAGCCTACGCGAATTTATGTTAAACCCATCCTTGAGCTATTGCGTACGCATGGTAAGTCGGTACACGGAATCAGCCATATAACGGGTGGCGCATTTTACGATAAGATCAGCCGCATACTGCCAAAAAATATCAATGTGCATATTGAGAAAAATTCCTGGAGGGTACCGGAGATATTCCGCCTTATTCAAAGTAGAGGCAATATCGAAGATAAGGAGATGTATCATACTTTAAACATGGGTATTGGGTTAGTTCTAATTGTTAAACAGATTTCAGCCAGCGTGATAATGAAAAAATTATCCGAGCTAAACTTAAAATCTTGGATTATTGGCAAAGCAGTCAAAGGAAATAAATCCGTAGAAATAGTTTAATAGTAATTTCCTAGTGACAGTCACAAAAAACGTGACAGTCACTTGATCACAAAGGAGGAGAGAGATGGGTTTACTAGGAATGATAATTGTTGCTGTATTCGTAATTTTCTTAATGGGAATTAGAATTGTGCGCCCTACGCACCGCGGGTTAGTGGAAAGGTTTGGTAAGTACAATCGTTTTGCCAATCCCGGATTTAATTGGGTATTTCCGATAATTGAAGTTATCTATCAGATTAATATCACTGAGCAGATGGTTGATGCTGAGCCGCAGGAAATTATTACTAACGATAACTTAAACGCCAAAGTCGATGCTCAGGTATATTTCAAAGTCAAGGCGGATGAAGCCGATGTTAAGAATTGCCAGTATAGCGTAAATAACTATCAGTGGCAGATTGTAAATTTAGCGCGTACTACATTGAGAAATATTATCGGCACTTTGACTTTAAAATCCGCAAACAGCGAAAGAGGAAAAATTAACGCTGAATTGCATAAAACTCTTTGCGAAGAAACCGCTAGTTGGGGCTTGGAGATTGTAAGGACTGAATTAAAAGAAATTGATCCGCCTAAAGATGTTCAAGAAACAATGAATAAAGTGGTAAAGGCTGAAAACGAGAAAATCGCGGCAATCGATTACGCTACGGCCACTGAAACCGCTGCTGACGGACAGAAGAGGGCGGAGATTAAGAAAGCCGAAGGAATTAAGCAGGCGCGCATATTAGAGGCAGAAGGTGAAGCTGCAGCGATTAAGCTAGTTAACGAAGCAGCAGAGCATTATTTTGTAGGTAATGCGCAGGTGCTACGTAAGCTGGAAGCGGTTGAGAAGTCATTAGTGAATAATGCCAAAATTGTTATCCCGGCAAATACTGAGCTAGTCAACGTAATCGGCGAAATGGCCGGCTTTTTACCGATAAAGAATAAAGAAGAGAAGAAATAATCTGAATAAATTCCCCTCCCCTTGTGGGAGGGGCTAGGGGTGGGGAGATTGAAGAATTCCCCCTTCCTAACCCTCCCCACAAGGGGGAGGGAATAAAACAATGATGAATATTATCGAAGAAGTTGGGAGCCTAAATAATTTGGTAGATTATCAAGACGGCTCTGTTGTTAGTAAGGAAATTATCAGGAAGGACAAAGGGACAGTTTCGCTTTTTGCTTTTGATAAGGGGCAGGGGTTAAGCGAGCATACTGCGCCGTTTGACGCGTTAGTTTATATTTTTGATGGTCAGGCAGTAATTACTATTACTGGAAAGCAACAT includes the following:
- the purM gene encoding phosphoribosylformylglycinamidine cyclo-ligase is translated as MKITYKNAGVDIKSASNFKSKLKPLVRKSFRKEVLTDIGGFGSFFKFDKNKYKDPVLVSSSDGVGTKLVIAKLANKHDTVGIDAVAMNVNDILCTGAESLFFLDYVAFTKVKEGVLLDVVRGINDGCVEAGCSLIGGETAQMPGMYRKGEYDIAGFCVGVVERNKIINGDNIEVGDIVIGIASSGLHSNGYSLVRKVFGPLELKRMSAQLLKPTRIYVKPILELLRTHGKSVHGISHITGGAFYDKISRILPKNINVHIEKNSWRVPEIFRLIQSRGNIEDKEMYHTLNMGIGLVLIVKQISASVIMKKLSELNLKSWIIGKAVKGNKSVEIV
- a CDS encoding SPFH/Band 7/PHB domain protein, which produces MGLLGMIIVAVFVIFLMGIRIVRPTHRGLVERFGKYNRFANPGFNWVFPIIEVIYQINITEQMVDAEPQEIITNDNLNAKVDAQVYFKVKADEADVKNCQYSVNNYQWQIVNLARTTLRNIIGTLTLKSANSERGKINAELHKTLCEETASWGLEIVRTELKEIDPPKDVQETMNKVVKAENEKIAAIDYATATETAADGQKRAEIKKAEGIKQARILEAEGEAAAIKLVNEAAEHYFVGNAQVLRKLEAVEKSLVNNAKIVIPANTELVNVIGEMAGFLPIKNKEEKK
- the purF gene encoding amidophosphoribosyltransferase encodes the protein MLKKIYNDEPKEYCGLFGITNNKQAVWLTYLGLFAQQHRGQEACGIVANNQGALSIHKDMGLVSDVFSEQVLSRLKGNIAVGHVRYSTTGSSVLKNAQPLLIDYANGSICIAHNGNLVNSFELRQKLERSGSIFQTTTDSELIIHLMARSNKRSLEDSLIYALKRVKGAYSLVMMNSDYLMGMRDPHGYRPLSLGKLGGSWCFASETCAFDLIGAKFVREIEPGEIVFIHKDGAIRSVKPKELVASHCAFCTFEHVYFSRPDSYVFGEVVHTVRRKLGAQLAKEHPVDADFVVPVPDSGFSAALGYSQESGIPLEMGIIRNHYVGRTFIQPAQDSRDMGVRVKFNILKDILKGKRIIIVDDSIVRGTTSKIRVRNLRKAGVKEVHLRISCPAHRFPCFYGIDFHRSSELIANKYETLEKISKYLEVDSLGYLSLEGMLSCFRHSKNNYCAACWTGKYAVRAEKRHSKFSLEKRCCGQGELQT
- a CDS encoding cupin domain-containing protein: MNIIEEVGSLNNLVDYQDGSVVSKEIIRKDKGTVSLFAFDKGQGLSEHTAPFDALVYIFDGQAVITITGKQHSLKAGQVIIMPANKPHSLKAIERFKILLVMIKA